From the Alkalibacter rhizosphaerae genome, one window contains:
- a CDS encoding serine hydrolase domain-containing protein translates to MKKKNRIVQIFRIIMPMIGIICLVVFPPWDGICAWITPLPDTVQEQVDDAISSGLDGIIVYVDEAGQPPAFYTAGWKDRDNQIPADPQSFFKIGSIGKLYDAVAVTKLVNDERLYLDKTLADYLPELAERIEYADQITLRMMVQHRSGIPNITDQPGYRWDSPPETNIEALALVLDMPADFKPDEKYSYSNTNYLLISEIIEKVLGYSNFQYIKEEILSPLGLENTFGSIRNVNLDDVMSGYYVGVESDFKQIDAGMVATAEDVGIFLRALNDGSLLNDNEQAVYSSIYVYGHTGWVLGYQSFARYHKDIDTVVVQFVNTTGGTPILPFFDTQGGTKVMVSEVVYDRIVRILRKEINLNE, encoded by the coding sequence ATGAAAAAAAAGAATCGAATCGTTCAAATATTTAGAATAATTATGCCTATGATAGGGATAATCTGTCTTGTTGTTTTCCCACCGTGGGACGGAATATGTGCTTGGATAACACCATTACCTGACACTGTCCAAGAACAGGTCGATGACGCAATAAGTAGTGGATTAGATGGAATAATTGTGTATGTTGATGAAGCAGGCCAGCCACCAGCGTTTTATACTGCAGGCTGGAAAGATCGAGACAATCAAATACCGGCCGATCCTCAATCATTCTTCAAGATTGGCAGTATCGGCAAGTTATACGATGCTGTTGCTGTTACCAAACTGGTCAATGACGAACGTTTATATTTGGACAAAACCCTTGCAGACTACTTGCCAGAGCTAGCGGAAAGAATTGAATATGCAGATCAGATAACCCTCAGAATGATGGTCCAGCATCGAAGTGGCATTCCCAATATAACCGACCAGCCTGGTTACCGTTGGGATAGCCCACCAGAAACAAATATTGAAGCACTTGCCTTGGTATTGGATATGCCTGCAGACTTTAAACCAGATGAAAAATATAGCTATTCAAATACAAACTATTTACTGATATCTGAAATCATTGAGAAGGTGTTGGGTTACAGCAATTTCCAATACATCAAGGAGGAGATTTTATCTCCGTTAGGATTAGAGAATACCTTCGGTTCGATTCGTAATGTGAATTTAGATGATGTTATGAGCGGCTACTACGTAGGAGTTGAGTCAGATTTTAAGCAAATTGATGCTGGAATGGTAGCTACAGCTGAGGATGTGGGTATATTCTTGAGAGCATTAAACGATGGATCATTACTGAACGATAATGAACAGGCTGTTTACTCTTCTATTTATGTTTATGGACATACCGGCTGGGTACTAGGATACCAAAGTTTTGCTCGTTACCACAAGGACATTGATACGGTCGTGGTTCAGTTTGTGAATACAACCGGGGGAACCCCGATTTTACCGTTTTTTGATACACAGGGCGGAACAAAGGTGATGGTATCGGAAGTTGTTTACGATCGTATTGTCCGAATACTTCGTAAGGAAATTAATCTTAATGAGTAA
- a CDS encoding transposase, whose protein sequence is MATYSKEFKDKLIKLMLPPENRSIKELVDEYHVHEQTLYKWRKKAKSKGTVYQDHAGSKQKYSKEMQLQIIIETSPLNNHELSEYCRRKGIYAEEIEVWKQAFITGETAEESKVKKELKDSQAELKLTKKELERKEKALAEAAALLVLKKKMQAIWSSDEED, encoded by the coding sequence ATGGCTACCTACAGTAAAGAATTTAAAGACAAATTAATCAAGTTGATGTTACCACCCGAAAACAGGTCCATTAAGGAACTGGTTGATGAGTATCATGTTCATGAACAAACCCTGTATAAATGGCGTAAAAAGGCAAAATCCAAAGGGACGGTCTATCAGGATCATGCAGGCTCCAAACAAAAATATTCTAAAGAAATGCAGTTGCAAATCATTATTGAGACCAGTCCACTCAACAACCATGAGCTCTCAGAATATTGCCGACGCAAAGGCATATATGCGGAGGAAATCGAAGTCTGGAAGCAAGCATTCATCACCGGTGAAACAGCTGAAGAATCCAAGGTCAAAAAAGAACTCAAGGACAGTCAAGCAGAGCTTAAACTTACAAAAAAGGAACTGGAGCGCAAGGAGAAAGCTCTTGCCGAAGCTGCCGCACTCTTGGTATTAAAAAAAAAGATGCAAGCGATTTGGAGTTCGGACGAGGAAGATTGA